The Xiphophorus hellerii strain 12219 chromosome 22, Xiphophorus_hellerii-4.1, whole genome shotgun sequence genome has a window encoding:
- the LOC116713402 gene encoding uncharacterized protein LOC116713402, with protein sequence MKRHHILVCLLEDWPFLFEAIHLFDHTTTLLGFPVQTRLAEELSKKEKTIKDFLGSRGVDIPGSDAVQVISGIAKFFKEKPAQLFCQNELLHPESPDLDLPSTPCIFIMGEQLFKVAVDQMIVNDHIKSPIAALSYAFSMFYVLNIKYPKDMSLTLEFIQRVFLGLNPKRGSKAEMKGKKHHHIPPRLLKFVNELYDFDSPWKI encoded by the exons ATGAAACGACACCa cattttggtttgtttattaGAAGACTGGCCTTTTCTCTTTGAAGCAATCCACCTGTTTGATCACACAACCACCCTTCTTGGCTTCCCAGTACAAACCAGACTGGCAGAGGAAttgtcaaagaaagaaaagacaataaAGGACTTCCTTGGGTCCAGAGGGGTGGATATTCCAGGAAGTGATGCTGTCCAGGTGATTAGTGGAATCGCAAAATTCTTCAAGGAGAAACCAGCCCAACTATTTTGTCAAAATGAG CTGCTGCATCCAGAGAGTCCTGATCTTGACCTGCCAAGCACCCCATGCATCTTTATAATGG GTGAACAGCTTTTTAAAGTTGCTGTTGACCAAATGATTGTGAATGACCACATCAAGTCACCCATCGCTGCCCTAAGCTACgccttctccatgttttatgtcttgaacataaaatatccaaaagaCATGTCCCTGACACTGGAATTTATACAAAG agtctTTCTGGGCTTAAACCCCAAACGAGGGTCAAAGGCTGAAATGAAGGGGAAGAAGCATCATCACATTCCACCTCGACTGCTCAAGTTTGTAAATGAACTGTATGACTTTGACAGTCCATGGAAAATTTGA
- the LOC116712708 gene encoding tripartite motif-containing protein 16-like — translation MEQNQLDRETFSCSICLDLLTDPVAIPCGHSYCMKCIKTQWDAEDQKGIHSCPQCRETFTPRPVLKKNTILAALVEQLKKTGLQAAAAAADHPSAGPEDVACDVCSGRKLKAIKSCLVCLASYCDKHLQPHYDSAALRKHKLVEPTRNLQENICSRHDEVMKMFCRTDQKSICYLCSVDEHKGHDTVSAAAESTERQRELEERRGNIQQRIQDREKDVKLLQQEVEAINRSADKTVEDSEKTFTQLIRLLQNRSSEVKQQIRSQQETEVSRVKDVQEKLEQEITELKRKDAELEQLSHTEDHNQFLLNYPSLPALNESKGSSSINIRPLRHFEDVTAAVSELREKLQDVLRDAGTNISVMVTEVDVLLSEPEPKSRAGFLKYYREITLDSNTTYICLVLSEGNRKVTRMNQDQFYSRHPDRFTYWDQVLSRESLTGRCYWEVEWSGTVRVAVTYKNISRVGSGTECGFGFNDKSWALYCNSSKFGHNNIWTSVSGPVSSRLGVYLNHTAGLLSFYNVSDTMTLIHRVQTTFTQPLLAGVWVRHHRDSAEFCKPN, via the coding sequence atggagcagaaTCAGCTGGACAGAGAAACTTTCTCCTGTTCCATCTGTCTGGATCTACTGACGGACCCGGTGGCTATTCCTtgtggacacagctactgtatgaaATGTATTAAGACCCAGTGGGATGCAGAGGATCAGAAGGgaatccacagctgccctcagtgcaGGGAGACATTCACACCGAGGCCTGTGCTAAAGAAGAACACCATACTAGCAGCTTTAGtagagcagctgaagaagactggactccaagctgctgctgctgctgctgatcacCCCTctgctggacctgaagatgtggcctgtgacGTCTGCAGTGgcagaaaactgaaagccatcAAGTCCTGTTTGGTCTGTCTGGCCTCTTACTGCGATAAACACCTTCAGCCTCATTATGATTCAGCTGCTTTAAGgaaacacaagctggtggagccgACCAGgaacctccaggagaacatctgctctcGTCATGAcgaggtgatgaagatgttcTGCCGTACCGATCAAAAGAGTATCTGCTATCTCTGCTCtgtggatgaacataaaggccaCGACACGgtgtcagctgcagcagaaagcactgagaggcagagagagctggaggaaagacgaggaaacatccagcagaggatccaggacagagagaaagatgtgaagctgcttcaacaggaggtggaggccatcaatcgctctgctgataaaacagtggaggacagtgagaagaccTTCACCcagctgatccgtctcctccagaacagaagctctgaggtgaagcagcagatcagatcccagcaggaaactgaagtgagtcgagtcaaagatgttcaggagaagctggagcaggagatcactgagctgaagaggaaagacgctgagctggagcagctctcacacacagaggatcacaaccagtttctcctcaactacccctcactgccagcactcaaTGAGTCTAAAGgctcatccagcatcaacatccgtcctctgagacactttgaggacgtgacagcagctgtgtcagagctcagagagaaactacaggacgtcctgagagacGCAGGGACAAACATCTCAGTGATGGTCACTGAGGTGGATGTTctactgtcagaaccagaaccaaagagcagagctggaTTCTTGAAATATTACCGTGAAATCACTCTGGATTCAAACACAACATACATTTGTCTGGTACTATCAGAGgggaacaggaaggtgacaaGGATGAATCAGGATCAGTTTTATTCTAGACATCCAGACAGATTCACTTATTGGGATCAGGTTCTGAgtagagagagtctgactggacgttgttactgggaggtggagtggagcGGGACAGTTCGTGTAGCAGTCACATACAAGAATATCAGCAGAGTAGGAAGTGGGACTGAATGTGGATTTGGATTTAATGACAAATCTTGGGCTTTATATTGTAACAGTTCTAAATTTGGCCACAACAACATCTGGACCTCcgtctcaggtccagtttcctccagactAGGAGTGTACCTGaatcacacagcaggtcttctGTCCTTCTACAACGTCTCTGACACCATGACTCTaatccacagagtccagaccacaTTCACTCAGCCGCTACTGGCTGGAGTTTGGGTTCGGCACCACAGAGACTCTGCAGAGTTCTGTAAACCCAACTAG
- the LOC116712728 gene encoding tripartite motif-containing protein 16-like, producing the protein MEQNQLDRETFSCSICLDLLTDPVTIPCGHSYCMKCIKTQWDAEDQKGIHSCPQCRETFTPRPVLKKNTILAALVEQLKKTGLQAAAAAADHPSAGPEDVACDVCSGRKLKAIKSCLVCLASYCDKHLQPHYDSAALRKHKLVEPTRNLQENICSRHDEVMKMFCRTDQKSICYLCSVDEHKGHDTVSAAAESTERQRELEERRGNIQQRIQDREKDVKLLQQEVEAINRSADKTVEDSEKTFTQLIRLLQNRSSEVKQQIRSQQETEVSRVKDVQEKLEQEITELKRKDAELEQLSHTEDHNQFLLNYPSLPALSESKGSSSINIRPLRHFEDVTAAVSELREKLQDVLRDAGTNISVMVTEVDVLLSEPEPKSRAGFLKYYREITLDPNTTYIRLVLSEGNRKVTLVNKNQSYSRHPDRFTYWEQVLSRESLTGRCYWEVEWSGTVRVAVAYKNISRVGSGTECGFGYNDKSWVLYCNSSKFTHNNIWTSFSGPVSSRLGVYLNHTAGLLSFFNVSDTMTLIHRVQTTFTQPLLAGVGVQYHGDSAEFCKPN; encoded by the coding sequence atggagcagaaTCAGCTGGACAGAGAAACTTTCTCCTGTTCCATCTGTCTGGATCTACTGACGGACCCGGTGACTATTCCTtgtggacacagctactgtatgaaATGTATTAAGACCCAGTGGGATGCAGAGGATCAGAAGGgaatccacagctgccctcagtgcaGGGAGACATTCACACCGAGGCCTGTGCTAAAGAAGAACACCATACTAGCAGCTttagtggagcagctgaagaagactggactccaagctgctgctgctgctgctgatcacCCCTctgctggacctgaagatgtggcctgtgacGTCTGCAGTGgcagaaaactgaaagccatcAAGTCCTGTTTGGTCTGTCTGGCCTCTTACTGCGATAAACACCTTCAGCCTCATTATGATTCAGCTGCTTTAAGgaaacacaagctggtggagccgACCAGgaacctccaggagaacatctgctctcGTCATGAcgaggtgatgaagatgttcTGCCGTACCGATCAAAAGAGTATCTGCTATCTCTGCTCtgtggatgaacataaaggccaCGACACGgtgtcagctgcagcagaaagcactgagaggcagagagagctggaggagagacgaggaaacatccagcagaggatccaggacagagagaaagatgtgaagctgcttcaacaggaggtggaggccatcaatcgctctgctgataaaacagtggaggacagtgagaagaccTTCACCcagctgatccgtctcctccagaacagaagctctgaggtgaagcagcagatcagatcccagcaggaaactgaagtgagtcgagtcaaagatgttcaggagaagctggagcaggagatcactgagctgaagaggaaagacgctgagctggagcagctctcacacacagaggatcacaaccagtttctcctcaactacccctcactgccagcactcagtgagtctaaaggctcatccagcatcaacatccgtcctctgagacactttgaggacgtgacagcagctgtgtcagagctcagagagaaactacaggacgtcctgagagacGCAGGGACAAACATCTCAGTGATGGTCACTGAGGTGGATGTTctactgtcagaaccagaaccaaagagcagagctggaTTCTTGAAATATTACCGTGAAATCACTCTAGATCCAAACACAACATACATTCGTCTGGTACTATCAGAGgggaacaggaaggtgacattgGTGAATAAAAATCAATCTTATTCTAGACATCCAGACAGATTCACTTATTGGGAACAGGTTCTGAgtagagagagtctgactggacgttgttactgggaggtggagtggagcGGGACAGTTCGTGTAGCAGTCGCATACAAGAATATCAGCAGAGTAGGAAGTGGGACTGAATGTGGATTTGGATATAATGACAAATCTTGGGTTTTATATTGTAACAGTTCTAAATTTACCCACAACAACATCTGGACCTCCttctcaggtccagtttcctccagactAGGAGTGTACCTGaatcacacagcaggtcttctGTCCTTCTTCAATGTCTCTGACACCATGACTCTaatccacagagtccagaccacaTTCACTCAGCCGCTACTGGCTGGAGTTGGGGTTCAGTACCACGGAGACTCTGCAGAGTTCTGTAAACCCAACTAG